aaaaatatttatttgacaAGACTTCTTCCTTTACCTATAAATTTCATTGGACCCATAAATGATTCATTGGAAGATTCTTTTGGCTCTTCCAATATCAATAAGTTGATTATTTTGCTCCTTTTATCtcccaaaaggaaaaaacagaaagaaaggttaggaaaataaataagcaaaggataaattaataattagtgGTCTTAAATAAGCATGAAAATGTGAACCATACAtgtacaaataattttttgacaCAAATGAATAGATGTCATTGTAACATGCATCCCCTAATTTTAGAATCTAACTTTTCTAATATATTAAAATCATAGATGATAACAAATAATGATGCGAACCCAGTGGAGTTGGCCAAGTGGTTGAGCACTTGGTCTCAAAGTGGTATGCTTTGACTAGGCTACAGTCCCGGAACAAGACTTTTAAAACAAACTCCCCGCCAATGATTTATGCACATCACaacagtgattagtctctggttgaaagctttgaggatacactgtgggcaaccaaaaaaaaaaaaacaaataatgatGCGATGTAATATTAACATTCTTTTTGGAATATCCCTCCTATGAAATCgtattattaacatttttttgccCAAATAATCTTGTTCTTCGAGCCAATAGGCCATAACTCGAAAAAGGAAATCTTATCACAACCCAAAAGTTAGGTTTGTAATAAGAGGATTTCGGGTGTATATTTTTTTGATCATGAAACAAACACTgaatttaaaaggaaagaaaagaaggaacCATCAGAAACCAAAGTTTATCCCCATAAACAAAATGTTGTACGGTCCGCATCATGGTTCGATCTTCTTAAACAGAAGACCGCATCACCTGGctcctccttttttctttcatcttaagattttttttaaaaataaataattataatcatcatcatcatcttcaaaaATCTATAGAATATAAAAGACCCAGAAGATTGCCCAGAAAATAAACTAGTAAACACAAactgaaaatataaaaagaaatctgCCCAAATAAATGCAACAACAGAGAGAGTGGAAACAAAGAGAGGAGCTCAGATAAAATATGGGTTGTGAGAAATTTATCAGCACAGATTGATGTAAACATCATCAGAGTGGTGCATGACTATCTCTATTCCTCATCACTGCTCCGTCCATGGAGAATTTGAATCCTGACCTAACCAGAACTCAAGctgcaaataaaataaaatagaaaaagagcTCTAAAGAGAGAGAAGCGAACGAACAAGAAGATGAGAGGGATGTGGATCTGAAAGGTGTTTGCCCCAATTTATATACAGAGAGGATTGGCCGCCTAAGTCTCATTGTGAGAGATAAAAGGTAGAGCTGAAGCGAGATCAGAAAACCCTAGTTCTCCTTTGAAGTGTGATGACATTGTTAACCCTCTTATTTGTGCTCGAATTCTCATTATTACcctttctttctatctttcttttctcctttccTATTGCAATTGCAATTGCAATTAAAATGGGCTTTTATCtgatcaaaaataataataataaaatgggcttttacaagtttacaacgaccaaaaaaaaaaaacccaagtgGCAATGGCAATGCTCATCTAGGAAGAGAAAATGGCTAAATAATAcctcatatttttaaaatatatagtaaaatagttatttttcaaaatatttagtaaaaatggcttgttttttaaatttaataatattgtaTCAAGTTTCAGGGAGAACTCGACATTAACAATGTCAAGTTCTATACATATTTtactacttaattttttttttttttaattttgcataaaatttgacattaacaatattaagtttcaaaataaagatatttttacaacttcatttaaacATGTTATGTGAGTAATGTCATATCAACCCAATTAAGAACTAAGtcatattaagttttgaaaagtttttacacaattattaaataaattggGATAGAATTAACCCATATTGTAAAATATTCGTACTTCCACACAATATGAATACAACCTGCCAACACCAataactacttttttttatggatatTCAATATATGCCAAACTAgtttaaaaacacacacaatggCTTGATGTTTGGATGATTCTAAGACTCTTATGTCATGGATTCAGTATGtctacaaaaattaattaaccatACCAGATTTGTATATAATTTCTCGTCAATTTTAACACCTAGTTATAGAATTCTCATCAagaatgctaaatattttagcatttaccatttcaaaatcctactttatcaattttaacataccattttacaatccaccaaacatcaaacattctatttttttacgactccatttaaataattttatttttattttaccactgtGTCTCTCttacaaacccaaacccacaacctcatcACAACCCGAATCCACATTCTCATACCACTATCagccaaaaaaaacaaaaacaaaaacaaaccagaGACCCATGGCTACCACAAATAGTACCACCTCAGCCATAGCAACCACACCTCAGTCACAGTCAACCATTGTCACAGCCACAGTCACACCCCCAACCACCATAATCACAACAAATTGCAACCCTccacatccaaaaaaaattagtcacCCAAAACCACCATCAATGCCACCCATAACCTGCAAATCCGAACCCCACCACCACAGCCCAGCCTCACCCCCAATACCAACAGccaccacaaaacccaccacccaccCAAATCCGGTGTCGAAGCTCCAAATAACACACATTTAGCGTAGCGAACAGAGACCAATCAAAGAAATCGCCTCCAATTTCGACTTCTCGTTGCTCTGGTTCTGACTCTAAACCTCTTCTTTGagattttcaatttcttctctACAACTCGAAGCATCACGAAGCCCCAATTTCGCTCTTGATTGAATCAAGCAAACCCAAAACGGCACGTTTAACCACCAATACCCACCAAATCAGACCCATGAAACCCACCAAATCATGACCACAATCGCAGACCACAAACCCTTGAAGCTTAACGGAAAGCAGATGAGTGAGGGAGAGTGAGAAAGTGAGGGagaactagagagagagagagagaaccaaacAAGAGGGAGAATGCGAAAGTGAGCCGTgtctgaggagagagagaattagaaatcaataaaatattatataatcttGCTACAATGCGCTCTCAACGCTCTCAAAAATGAGAGTACACTGTAGCAAGATTGCAAATTTTATACCATATACATTTTTTGATGGAGGggttttttaggtttcaaatgCTAACAAATAGCATTTAGCATTCTTGATGACAAAGCTCTTACTAGCAAACACAACCTTAGTAGCCATAATGTTCAGCTTGACCAAAATTTTCGcttttgttttcaagtttttagAATAGTTTgtcttttactattttttaaaccactcttatttcttttctaatcCGTTTAATCTTTCCACCCAGTTCAATCCCGTTTGTTGTTATCTGATCTgctattcttcttcttgtttttaatCCATCCCGTGGACAAATATTgataagaaaacaacaaaaacgcAAAAGAGAATCCACacaaatatcataaaaattgcaataaaatttgtaggaACTCGATTTCCACGGCACATCCCGTACTGGACTAATTCATTTTGCTGTATTAATGTCAGCAATTCATTGTTAAGAGTTCAGTAGAAACAGAATAATGTGTGTGAATGTAATGGACCATTTTATGGTAAGAACTGAGGACTAAGGACACTTGGAGATGCTTTGTCCCCAATACAGACAAAAAAACAAGGACTTAGGACTCCGGACACATtcagctataaaaaaaaaaaaaaaaggactaggACACTTGGACACTTGGAGATGCTCTGCCCCAGGAGGAGTTCCGTAGAAACAGAATGATTTCTAAATGCTTACCAAAGTTTATGGACAGTGTCTAAAAATCATGACGCACTTCTAATGCAATTTGTGTTACTTTGTATTTACACAAGACATAAAGCTGTGAAACATTATCTACCAGCTCTAATTCGAGATACTGAGGCTTTGGATTGGTGATGCGGTTTATTGGACAAACCACTGTCACTAACACTACCTGCGACAAGATTATCATGAACTTCAGAAAATTCCCCCGACCATGAATTCATGGGGATAAGATAACTATCATCCTTAGTGCTCCTCCTCTGCTCCTCATAGCGTTTCACATTTTCAGATATCCGATgcaaggttttatttatttttgcgaATCCCTTCTCAACAGGTTCTACTACATGTGAAACTGTGTACTTCATGTCGTCAACAATCTGAAATAACAAATGAGCTATTTcagcaaaagagagaaaagcaatATCTAAAATGTGATAACAATGGTATCTACTTTTTTCACAACATCTAAGGTGGTAAATTGGGATTAGTACAACTTCACTTTCACACACGACCACCGCTAACGCTACTTTTATTGTACACCAATCACAACCTACCACTTTAAcagttgtgaaatttgttgcgTATCTAaactatttgtaaaaaaaaagggttgatTTCTCACAATTTCTCCACTTCCAAGGACCACATCACGAACACTTTGGGGGAAATTCAAACGTTTTTCTCGCTCATCATTACGAGCCATGCGTATTCTAGTTGACCTTTCAGAGTCACGAACCTCCTCTGGGTCAGGAGGTGTTCCTAATGATGCATAGTCAGTCATTACAGCCACATTACGAACACATCTTTCTCCACGCTTGTAAGGTACAGCTGGGAAGACATACAGGTGCACCACTGCAGCAATACCCATCTATTTGCCAAGCTTGAAATTAGAAGCTTTACAAGCAGACACTTGAACTTCCAGAAATTAAATCAAAGATCTTGACATGAATGACAATCAGATGATTTAACGAAATAATACATAGAATGCCatgaaattgtgaaaaaaaaaccTCATGCATCATAATTTAATGAAATACACAGAATGCCttgcaaaacaattttttatatggtCTTCAATATCTAGAAGCACTATAAAAGCAAATTAGGTATACTCAATACTTGGGAAATCCTGCATTAACCTAAGCAGAATACCATTATTTCATTCATTTGTTGTAAATTGTGTGGTCTCTTacccccaaaacaaaacaaaaaaagacatttctaaaacaaataattgtacttaaaaaacacaaaaacattaaaagaaaaaagtatgaAGTACACAATTTACTAGTACTATATGATCATAAACACTCAGGATACCAAAATTGTGTCTATTTGGCATTGGCTTATAAGCCAGCTTTTttgcttttaacttttatatatcactttttaaaacctcactttttcctctctttttttctcattttttcaaagtacaacTATACTTTAGtacacttttagcaaaaagctaaataagctattcccaaataggaaaaaaaatcccataTCTCCTAGTGATACAAATACTGCAGAAACATACCCCAATGGCCacaaaaaagatacaaaatctaagcaaatttttttgattagtCAAAATATATCCAAAATTAATCAAAGACTACGATCCAACtccccaaataaaaataaaaaataaacctcACAATTCCTTCAAAGGAGTGCACGTTGAAGTTcaactatgagagagagagctaagaAGAAAATTTGTCAAATCTGAGAGTGATGATTATATCAAAAAAATGTTCTTAAGTCCAAACAAGTTTAAAACTGATGGAGGATTTGTCATAATCAAGTGACTGAGATAATGTTACATTAGCATCTAATCTCAACCTTAAATTGCATTGGTGATTTGGAGAATGATATATTGAAATTTCATTTAAACTTCCATTTTAAATTCATTAAGTTTCAAATAGCCATCTTAAGTCATTTTTATCTATACTGAATCCATGACACAAGAGTCTTAAAATCATCCAACCATCATGCCATCCTCGTAAACAAACttgctctctttctttttttgataagttaaacTTGCTCTCTTTCAATACTATGATTTGTGCTTCTATAATTACTACATTCCACAACTCTCTTCAAGCAACCTTCAAATAGCTTAGCCCAGTTTTCAACAGCTTCTTGTCCCAAATTAGGCCTTACACTTAACCAATACAAGAGCCTATTTCATAACTATACTTAAAAACAGATTTCagttttccaaaaagaaaaaagtgggaCCCACTAAAACTGGTTTGTTTAAACATTTGTTTTCTGAAAACAACTCACCTGTTTTTTGTTGTCCATGACATTATTGTATATAACTTGAtggcatttttgtaatattttgtgatcatctctctctctctctctctctctctctctctctctcatggtgAATCACAGCTCATGGTGGCTGAACAAAGGAACACATTCAGATCAAGCTCCATGTAGTGTGTTGTTGTGGGTCGCAGTGGTGGGTTGCCATTAtttgttttagttattttaagagaaaagaaatagaaaacaagTCCCAAACAACTTTTTTGGGAgccattacaatttttttttttctcaacacaCCTAGAAAACAGTTTCTGAAAACAGGGACTAAACAGGCCTCAACTCTTCTGCATATCATGCCCCTTAAAACCCCATAATGCAATCAAATGAAAGGAGCAtacaataatattaatattagaatttttttttttttttttcatttttctggtTGTGAAGTAAACATATTTATCATTTTCCTATACATAATATTAACTTTGGTAAAATCCAGACCACATTGACCTACATTTGTACAAACTGTTAGCACAATATCATATCAGGCTTTCATGTGTAAATCACCCTCAACAAACGAttcattttcaaagaaaaaatcctGACTTGTACAATATAGTTTAGAGAAAAGTGCATTGTTGTGATTAAGCAAGTGGTATATGTCACTATGCTGTTGGAGATGAACAATAAATACACAAATAGGAGATGAACAATAATCATAAATGCATAGTTTCATTACATACCTCTATACAGATGATGTAGTCTTGTATGCGTGTTTTAAGCTCCTGAGCCAAAGACCCTTTAAAAGCTCCTATGTAGAAAAGAAATGCAACAGCAATGCCTTGCCACCATGTCAGGAATACGATTGATTTGAAAGTGAGAAATTTTGCCAGAGGGTTAATTGGTTCTAATTTATCTTTAATAACAGTATAGAATTGAACAAGGCAATATAGAGCCCACGTCTGACTAAAATTAAGAACAACTGCCAAGTATGGATAGCAGCAAGAAAATAAGAGACATTCAGGTTATAGCAACACCCACTGCAATAgagacaatcacaaaaattgcaaagaaaaatgtgatttttagaGACATTTTTGTAGATCCCAAACAGGCCAATAGATTTGCCATTTATGCACTAATAAAGGAGCATGTGAGCATGTGTGTTATGAATGTACAAGCTAGTCAAACAATTAGAAAGGCAAATAAGGATGCCTTACCCGTATCTCCAATCAAACGTCCCTTCCCCATAAACCCCAAAAGTCTCTAGAATCATTGCTAGCAGTGCACAGATCATCTTTAATATCATCTGGGAAATAATGCCTCAGTGAGTACCAAACAAGGGCAGTGAAATgcaaaagtgaaaaagaaaactgCAATAGCTTCCAATGAAACAATGAGCACATACATATTGAACAATGCCAATTTTTACAGCATTATAGAAGTCGGCACCAAGATACCAATATCTTATGATGCAATTTAATGGGAAAGGATGTTCTACTACTCCATAAGCAGTGTATGCTTCTTTCAAAAGAGGGGTGCTGGAATCAATTAGGCTCTGACTTTCCATAAACTCAATTGTACTTTCCTCACCACCTACAGGCAGCAATATTTTGCAAAAAAGGGTAAACAACTATTACCAAAATTCAGTAGTCAACACtactaaataaatttcaagAACTTGATAATCCAATTATCAAATCTATTTAACATGTGAACATAGTGGatctttaaaaggaaaaaagaaaccataacaaaaagacaaaacaaaagtcaaatctgttttaaaaatttacttATGATGTTATCCAATATGAAAAATTTAAGAGATGATGTCTATCACCAATCAAAAAAGTATACATGCACAATCCTCTAACATACCTAAGCAAGCTATCAGGTACCGTTCAAAGCAATACAATGCAAACGCCTCATAGCAATCCCGAATTACTTCACAGTTGAATGCAGCGCCTGAATCCAACAGTGACAAAAActgtaacaaaaaaattagtctaCAAAGGAATAGAATAACTAGAACTGCACTGCTATACAAGTTGAATTTATTACACAGAGCAGGGAAGCAGATACCAAAAATACTTGTGAATGATGAGATTCATGAACTTGAGAATAATCAAGGTTGTCAGTCTCTATCATATCAAGAATCTATTGCTATGTTTCTCATATGCAGCGGCAGATCATGTCAATATTGttcattaaatattaaaaaatgtaagCCAAAAAGAGATGTAAGTGGGCATTAGATGTCTATGAGTCTCCCAAGGCaaccatatatattatatataataaaagttgcaTCCTACAAACTGTGGTTGATATGTGTCCCAAGGTGTTACACATCATATAATAAGgacatttaaattattaatatagttTACTTTAGattctatttgttttgttgtaaaatgttttacaacgtaaaaagaaaaaacattttcttgTCAGTGCTTGGTTGCATTCTTGAAAATACTCCGGAAATCATTATTTAGTGTTTGGTGTAATGTAAAATGTGGAAATTTTCCATAATCATATAACCTGAATATCCTTAACCAAAACCCATTACAGAACCTAAAAACACCCAAAAAGGCCAAAACTCATTAATCACAACACCATCCAgcaaatatgtatatatatttagggtccatttgagatccgtttattttactgaaactgaaaactttttgctgaaagtactgtagataaaggtaaaagttagcttaaaatagtacagtgagacccatgaatagtaacaaaaataagctgaatagtaaaataagttggcaaaaataatctttgtcAAACAAACACTT
This genomic stretch from Castanea sativa cultivar Marrone di Chiusa Pesio chromosome 1, ASM4071231v1 harbors:
- the LOC142622034 gene encoding protein LAZ1 homolog 1-like, which gives rise to MGWRGIFYSLFFLLNLVESSTRSGKMWSLNLHAESAIAFSWPIYSASIFVAVAVMLSMYLIFEHLAAYNQPEEQKFLIGLILMVPVYALESFLSLLDSGAAFNCEVIRDCYEAFALYCFERYLIACLGGEESTIEFMESQSLIDSSTPLLKEAYTAYGVVEHPFPLNCIIRYWYLGADFYNAVKIGIVQYMILKMICALLAMILETFGVYGEGTFDWRYGYPYLAVVLNFSQTWALYCLVQFYTVIKDKLEPINPLAKFLTFKSIVFLTWWQGIAVAFLFYIGAFKGSLAQELKTRIQDYIICIEMGIAAVVHLYVFPAVPYKRGERCVRNVAVMTDYASLGTPPDPEEVRDSERSTRIRMARNDEREKRLNFPQSVRDVVLGSGEIIVDDMKYTVSHVVEPVEKGFAKINKTLHRISENVKRYEEQRRSTKDDSYLIPMNSWSGEFSEVHDNLVAGSVSDSGLSNKPHHQSKASVSRIRAGR